The window GAGTTTTTAGAGCTTGAAAAAGCTCCAAACCGAGTCTTTCGCTGAGTTTCAAATAATATAACTCAAATATATTCTGTGCTGAATTTTGCTCTGCATCAGGTTGTAGATTCCAGTCGCAGGCTGGGCACCACTGGGTAAAATCTGGGTGATCGTAGAGGGGAGCATTGCATTCAGGGCAGGGTTTCATTTTTGCTCCTTTGCGTGAGCGAAAATTCTCGTGCGGTCATCCCGCAATGACCCCAGCCGCAGTGCTTTGCAACAAAGTTTGAAAATCCTGTTCGATATGGGCCAAAGTAAGTGACTCAAATCGCTCTAGAACCAGATTGTGAGCTTCCTGAAGAACTTTATCCAGGGCCTGATTGACAGCCTTTTCAACAAGACAGCCGGGCAGGTTGCTTTCTGGGGTGAAGTGGAGTATGGTGGGCTCTCCCAGGGCATCATAGATCTCACGCAGGCTGATTTGATGCAAAGGTTTGATCAGAATCCATCCGCCCCCATGTCCTTTTTCGGCTTGAATCAGTTGTTTTTCACGCAGGCAGGCCAAGGTACGTCGTACGACAACGGCATTGGTATTGAGCATTTTGGCGAGCGTTTGGGAGGTAAGCGGGGCTGGATGGTGGCTCATGTGAATCAAAACATGCAGGGTTCGCCAAAGCCTTTGATCGGTTTTCATCGCCAGTTTAATATGCCCAATTCAGTTGAAATCTTCTTACAGAATAACATGCTGTGCCAGATGCCCTCAATTACTGGGGGAGAGCTTGCAGGCGTTTTTATGATTTGCTATCATGTAACATAAAAAGTTACATGATAGTTCTTGGCAAGATCGCTATCGGAAGCTAACTTTCTATCTGAATACCAAAAAGGAGCCTATATGACTTCCTCTCACCGACACGCCTCTTCAGCTCAGGAACCCAAAGCGTTTTGGGAAAAACGCTATCTTGAAAGTGTGTCCCGCAGCCGTGGTAAAGCCGGTAGGTTTTTGCAGGACTGGGTTTCAGGTTTAGAACCCCAACGGGTGCTGGAACTGGGCTGTAGCACAGGGGATGACAGTCTTTGGTTGGCTGAAAAAGGGTGGCAGGTTACCGCCGTGGATATTTCGGAACATGCCGTGCAAACGGCCCAGCGTTTGGCGCAGGAAGCAGGTCTGTCAGAACGGATTGCTTTTCTAAACTGCGATTTGACCCAAGAATTTCCAGCGGGTCAGTTTGAGTTGGTCAGTGCGACCTATTTTCAATCGCCCTTTGATTTTCCCAGAATACAAATTTTAAAGACAGCAGCTTCACGGATTGTCAAAGGGGGGCATCTGTTGATCGTTACCCACGCCTCGGCACCCCCTTGGGCTGCTCATACAGAGCCAAAACATGAATTTCCAAAGGCTGAAGAGGATTGGCAAAATCTGGACTTGCCTGAATCGCAATGGCAACTGTTGAAGCTCAGTGTGGAGACACGTCTGGCCCAAGGGCCTCAAGGGCAGGAAGCAGAGCTAAAGGACAATTTGATCTTTGCCCGGCGGCTATAAATATCCATAACTTGTGTTGTGAATAAAAGTTCTACGAAGCATCAATTCTGAAATCTTAAAAAAATAAGATTATTTTAATGTCTGGAAACAAATTTTGAAAGATTTTCTGTTTAAGAAATTTTGAAATCACATTCAAAGAATATTAGGTTTTCCGTGTTAGAAGTTTTAGATTATGTTTAGTCGTTAACCGATTCTATGCTATGTTATGATGTACTCACAATTCATACAAGACCATACAATACAACAATCTTTTCAATTTTAGGTAACTTCAGTGAGTGATGCCGTCTTAAATAAACAATCCGAAGACTTTCTCCGTCAGGCTTTACCCGTCTTTGCAAGACATGAAACTTTTCACCCACGCTTTGGTTGGCTAAAAAAAGGTTATGATCGCACCAAACAAGATCCAGCTATTTTTCTCCAACAAGATGCTCCTGTCACCTTGGGCGTTGGCAAGAACATGGTTAATGCGATTCGCTATTGGACACAGGCATTTAAGTTAATTGAAGAAGCGGGTGAATCAGAAAGTAAAGGTACAGAATACTTACCTTCAGATTTTGGCTTAAATCTATTGGACGATAATGGATGGGATCCTTACCTAGAAAACCTGGGCTCACTCTGGCTTTTACACTGGTATTTAGTCAAACCTGTGTCTATTGCTGCAACTTGGTATTTTGCTTTCAATGCTTTTTCTCATATTGAATTCAACAGCGACGAATTTTTAAAAGAACTGAGCGATTTTCGCACCCTTTATTTCCCTCGGGCTAATGCTGTTGAAGCCTCTCTCAAGAAAGATGCCAATTGTTTTTTGCGAATGTATGCAGAAGGAGCTTCAAATAAAAAAGGTGTTAGAGAAGAATCCATTGATTCACCTTTTATTCAATTGGGTTTAATGCAATCTCATCGTTCTCATCATTATCAGTTTAATATAGGTTATAAACCCACATTGCCCCCAGAAATTATCGTTTTTGCCTGTCTTGATTTCGCTGCTATGTATAGTACTGGGCAAACATTAAAACTAGATAGCTTATTGTTTAAACCAGGCAGTCCGGGATTTGTCTTTCGGCTCAATGAAGCCAGCTTATGTGAGGCCATCGAAAAAGTTGCTCGAAAGTTTAAACAAGTGCAATATTCTGAAGCAGCAGGGCTTTTACAATTGAGTTTTCAAGGTGATCCTAAAACACTCGGACATAAATTATTAAATCGTTATTATAAGGAGCAGGCATGAGTATCCAACTCCTTTCTGACATGATTCAGTTAGAACGGCGCTACAGTCGTTCTGTTAATCTGGAACGGGATTTGAAAAATCCTGATAGCGTCAAAGGTTATATTATTACACCCTGTGCTCAAGACTTGATCGAGCGTTTTATTCATTCTTTTCCTGTGGGCTCTACTCGGGCCTGGACGATAACAGGTGTATATGGCACAGGTAAATCCTCTATTGCCCATTTTTTAACTGCTCTCTGTTCACCCAAAGACAGTCTAATATATGAAAATGCCTTGCAAGTTTTGGCTGAAACAACCCAAGAGGCCCTGCTGATACAAACACAGCTTGTTAACCAAATATCAGATTCTGGCCTTATTCCTGCTGTGGTTACTGCCCGTAGAGAACCCATTCACCATACGATCATGCGTGGACTTTACGAAGGACTGGTTCATTACTTTGACGGTAAAAGGGGTAAAAAATCTTCTGTCTTTGAAGAACTTCAGGACTATATTGATTTAATTGAATCCGGCAAAGATTTTGATGGGAAAGTCATTAAGTCGTTTATTGCCAAAATTACCCAGTCTACAAAAATGGGGATTTTGCTCATTATTGATGAGTTGGGTAAAAACTTTGAATACGCCGCTCAACATGCGAACCACGGAGATTTGTATTTACTTCAAGAATTAACTGAGTATCCTTCTGCACCGGCTCACCAGGGCCTTTTTGTATTTGGTCTTTTGCATCAGGCATTCTCAGAATATGCTCGCAATATGACCGGTCTACAGACCAATGAGTGGTCTAAAATTCAGGGTCGCTTTGAAGATGTTCCCTTCTCTGAATCTCAAGAGCAAATGTTTCGTTTAATGGGAAAGTCAATTCGTTTAAACGCAGATTATAAACCCGACATTCTTACTTGGGCTGCCCAGTGGTCAGAAGAAATCAACAACGCTTTTGGACAAATAGCGGGCATCTCAAAAGAATTAATCAGCGAAGTCTACCCGCTTCACCCTTTAGCTGCCTTAGCCTTGCCCCAACTCTGCCAGCGTTATGCGCAAAATGAACGCTCCATTTTTACGTTTTTGGCCAGTGCCGAGCCCCATGCTTTGCAGCCTTTTTTGCAAGCTATAGCTTGGGATGCTTCTTCTCCGCCAACTTTACAATTGCATCAGGTTTATGATTATTTTGTAGAATCGGCCAATATGACGGCCTCTAATCGCGTGCAAGCGCAACGTTGGAATGAAATCCATAACCGTATTATGGATGCGCGTCAATTGAGCACAGAAGAACAACAGGTTTTAAAAACCGTGGGTTTACTTAATTTGGTTTCGTTGGGGGGAACCATCAAGGCTCGAATGGATATGACTATTGCAGCATTGAATCATCAGCCTGTTGGGCAACAAAGCAAGCTTTACAAATCATGGAAAAAAGTGATTCAAGCCCTCATTGAGAAAGGGTTTTTGACTTATCGTAAAAAACTTGATGAATTAAGACTTTGGCAGGGAACAGATTTTGACATTGAAGAGGCCTTGCAAACTTCTCAGGAATATTTGTCTCTCAATGTAGAAGATGTTTTAAATACCCATTTTGAACTCCAACCTTTGGTTGCACAACGTCACAGCTACCAAACGGGGACACTTCGCTATTTTCAACGGGCTTTTATCGGAGAAAAGACACGTGAACAAGACTTGCTATTCCCTCAAAGCAAAGCTGATGGCTTTTTGTATTATGTTTTAGAAAAAACCGCAACCCTTCCTGAAAAAACAAGTGATGGGCGACCCAATCTCTATTTGGTTGCAGAAAATACAGAACATCTTAAAAGTTTAGGGCTGGACTATGCAGCCTTTTATGAAATTTCACAGAAAGCCCCTGAATTGCGTACCGATGTCGTGGCTCGGCAAGAAGTATTACAGCGTTTGGCGATTGCCCAAAGACAAGCCAAAGAAACTCTTCATCAAATTTATTCTTCTGGGGAAGGCTTGGTTCAGCTGTTGTACTTAAATAAAGAATCAACGCTTAAAGGTGATTCTCATTTAAGTCGTGTGTTGTC is drawn from bacterium (Candidatus Blackallbacteria) CG13_big_fil_rev_8_21_14_2_50_49_14 and contains these coding sequences:
- a CDS encoding transcriptional regulator, producing MKTDQRLWRTLHVLIHMSHHPAPLTSQTLAKMLNTNAVVVRRTLACLREKQLIQAEKGHGGGWILIKPLHQISLREIYDALGEPTILHFTPESNLPGCLVEKAVNQALDKVLQEAHNLVLERFESLTLAHIEQDFQTLLQSTAAGVIAG
- a CDS encoding DUF4007 domain-containing protein, coding for MSDAVLNKQSEDFLRQALPVFARHETFHPRFGWLKKGYDRTKQDPAIFLQQDAPVTLGVGKNMVNAIRYWTQAFKLIEEAGESESKGTEYLPSDFGLNLLDDNGWDPYLENLGSLWLLHWYLVKPVSIAATWYFAFNAFSHIEFNSDEFLKELSDFRTLYFPRANAVEASLKKDANCFLRMYAEGASNKKGVREESIDSPFIQLGLMQSHRSHHYQFNIGYKPTLPPEIIVFACLDFAAMYSTGQTLKLDSLLFKPGSPGFVFRLNEASLCEAIEKVARKFKQVQYSEAAGLLQLSFQGDPKTLGHKLLNRYYKEQA
- a CDS encoding class I SAM-dependent methyltransferase, giving the protein MTSSHRHASSAQEPKAFWEKRYLESVSRSRGKAGRFLQDWVSGLEPQRVLELGCSTGDDSLWLAEKGWQVTAVDISEHAVQTAQRLAQEAGLSERIAFLNCDLTQEFPAGQFELVSATYFQSPFDFPRIQILKTAASRIVKGGHLLIVTHASAPPWAAHTEPKHEFPKAEEDWQNLDLPESQWQLLKLSVETRLAQGPQGQEAELKDNLIFARRL